The segment TTAAAAGCAACTTGCTCGGCTTGAGGTAAAGCAGCCGTGACGAGAGCCTTGGTTGTCTGCTCACTCCAGCACACTAACCAAGTTGGCTGAATTCCAAGCCAAAAGATCAATGCAGTCAACGCTAAAGCCGGAACATACTCGACAAATCGCACCTTCGGGAAGTAAGCCGTCTTGTTGTCTAACTTTCCAAAACAAGTCCGATTCAGCAGAATCACAAAGTAAACCGCAGTCAGTCCTGTCCCCAGAATCGCGATCAAGGTTTGCCACGGGAACCGAGCAAAACTACCTTGGAACACCAAGAACTCAGCAACAAAGCCTGCTAATCCTGGAATCCCAGCACTCGCCATTGCAGCCAGAATCAACAAAGCACTGGTCAGCGGCAGCCCCCGAATCGGATTCAGCAGCCCGTTGAGAATATCGCGATCGCGCGTTCCAGTCTTCGCCTCAACTAATCCAACCAGATAGAACAAGAGCGCCAAGATCAACCCGTGAGCCACCATCTGCGACACTGCGCCCACCATTGCGAGCGGAGTCAAAGCAGCAGCACCGAGCAACACATAGCCCATATGCGCGATCGAGCTAAATGCGACCATTCGCTTAATATCATGCTGCGCGAGTGCAGACAAAGCACCATATAGAATCGAAACGGCTGCAATAATCGCTAATCCAGGACTGACAAGCTGCCACGAGTCTGGAAATAAGCCCAAGCAGAATCGAACTAAACCGTAAGTTCCAAGCTTCGCCAAAATTCCACCTAGCAAAATTGCAACGGGAGTCGAAGCTTCGACATACGTATCTGGTAGCCAAGTGTGCAGAGGCACGAGAGGCGTTTTGATTCCAAATCCAACCAGCAATAGGGTCAACAGAATTAACTGCGCGTTTTGTGGCAAAGCAGCAACATTGATATCTGCATAATCAAAGCTCGGTGCATGACTTAACCAGGTCACACCCAGGAATCCTGCCAAAATCAGCATCCCCGACATTGCGGTGTAAATCAGAAACTTCATTGCCGCATATTCGCGCTTCTGTCCACCCC is part of the Leptolyngbya boryana PCC 6306 genome and harbors:
- a CDS encoding NADH-quinone oxidoreductase subunit M, with the protein product MMLSPLIWLPLIGALVIGLVPNLSEKQARTSAIAVSSAILLWTIVLMFNFNLSVPGFQMQEYHAWIPTLGISYSLAVDGLSLPLLALGSLITALVAFSGTFGLKTGEVLQRPRLFYSMLLIVNAGVAGAFLAQNLLLFFLFYELELVPFYLLILIWGGQKREYAAMKFLIYTAMSGMLILAGFLGVTWLSHAPSFDYADINVAALPQNAQLILLTLLLVGFGIKTPLVPLHTWLPDTYVEASTPVAILLGGILAKLGTYGLVRFCLGLFPDSWQLVSPGLAIIAAVSILYGALSALAQHDIKRMVAFSSIAHMGYVLLGAAALTPLAMVGAVSQMVAHGLILALLFYLVGLVEAKTGTRDRDILNGLLNPIRGLPLTSALLILAAMASAGIPGLAGFVAEFLVFQGSFARFPWQTLIAILGTGLTAVYFVILLNRTCFGKLDNKTAYFPKVRFVEYVPALALTALIFWLGIQPTWLVCWSEQTTKALVTAALPQAEQVAFNSADRS